One Glycine max cultivar Williams 82 chromosome 8, Glycine_max_v4.0, whole genome shotgun sequence genomic window, AAACATCTCCTTTTGAGTGGATTCCAACTCTTCATTCAACCATGTAGATTCCCTAACCAAAAGTTTAACCTTCATTGTCCTCCTTATGAACTCAATTTAATTCGAAAGCCCCCCTTCTCATTTATTAGATTCCCTTTCGCCCTAAGTGAGTTACTTCATggccaaaaaaacaaaacaaacaaataaagaagtGGGTTCCTTAGAACTTAAGCACCAATTATTCGGCCAGTCCctgtttctctcttcttttcttttttcctaacTTTGCTATATGTGCATAGCACGCTAGAATCTAAGCCATAACCTTACAGAGTCTCGATCATTACATTATGGCTTAGCTTTTTTGTGTGTTTCTTGTTTCAAGAACACGGGCAGGCACCAAGCTTTATGCATGTGTATAATATCTCTGGTCACTTCACATGATTTGTGATTGTTAGTTTTTTATAGTATTAGTTTTGGCCatgtcttattattattatactataTGGTACCACCTCGAATACCTACTTAAACAAAGCAGGCAATTGATACATAAGATAGTGGACACCCAAATGTAATGCATTTCTCCCAAACCTTTCTTCCCTTTCCTTTAGAAAATATTGAGCATCGGTTTCTGTTATCAATATGCAAAATGAAACACCTTTTCTATATACGGGACACGAAGCCTCCTTTCCTATTTTATCGCCAAGCTGCATGTGATTCTAGAACCTAATTATCTAACCTAGCATCTCTATATAAATAATTGCTAAAGGCCTAGTTACTGACATTCAATGTAAAGTAAACAAATTATGGATCTAGAATCAACCAAAGACTTCATTTTATTGGTCTTACTACCAAAATTTCTAAAATGTTACTTTAATCTTCTCTTGCTTCACCAATTATTGATCTAAAATCAAACAACATGGATGTAGTGTACAACAGACACATATTGATGGCTATACTAGAGGTTTTAATTTTCTCACTACGTCTACTACTTTTAGTCCATTTTCTGATGCTTGTGAGCATATGCATATCTCTCTATTGGGTTTATGGTAATATATATGAATCGATGACATAATTGCCAATACTCAAAGAAGTACAGAATAGTTAGTATACTGCATTATTGATCTAAAATAGAACATGGATCGATGTAGTGTACAGACATATTAATTTATGGCTATACCAGAGCCTAGAGAGGTATTTAATTTTCTGACTACATATATATTCTTAGTCcttggtgcagcggtaaagttgtgccttggtgacttgttggtcatgggttcgaatccggaaacagcctctttgcatatgcaagggtaaggctgcgtacaacatccctcccccataccttcgcatagcgaagagcctctgggcaatggggtacgaagtaaaaaaaaaatatatattcttagtTCAATTTCTGATGCTTATGAGCATATCTTATTGGGTTTATGGTACTATAAACGAATCCATGATATAATTGCCAATACTCAAAGGAGTACAGACTTGTCAGTATACTGCATTACAGAGAGAAAGCTATGGGAGTGTATCTGGCATGGACAAGAGATATTGATTCAAGCGTTGAATAATGACAGCAtagaattgaattttttgagcACCAAAAGAGTCTAGCCCACAACTACTACTTTTGAGTCAGCTTCAGATACAGGATAGAAATATTCTAATAAGCCAAGTCCATGAGGGCCCCTCTTACGCTTATTACCTGAATCTCCAAGCACCCAATCattgatggtgatgatgatcTTATCTCCACATTAAGGATTTCTTACTGAGATATTGGAAACCCGTTTTTCCTGCTATTGCATATAAGTTCTGATTTGTTATTCACGTGCCATCAGTGGTCCTAAGCACCACACAAGTGGATGATTGTACGTAGGGATAGACAGCCTTTCTTTTTTGACATGGCTATGTATAATGCAGCCAactatgaataaaatattatagacTTTTAATCCACAATAAGTTTAGCTAGCACAATCAATTGTTTTCCAAAAGAAGAATGTCCATTAAGGTTTGTGTAACCTTCATTATGAAATCATTTATATTGCAGAGAACGAAACCAATAATTGAGAATAAATCAATAATTACAAAGAGCATTTATAGGCTGAATAATTGTCTATAAAGAACTGCTTCGGTTTACACTTGCCCTTTCTccctacttttattttatttttcctgtttttttcaattaaaagcaAATGATTAGATATGAAACGAACTTAAGCCTTTTACCTCTTGCCCCATAGGCAAAAAGACTATCATAGTATCATTATTTCATACACTCATTAAGATGACATCAGTCTAATTAATTAGTTCTTTGCTCATGTAGTGCATCGTAAAAATACAGCCATGTTTTTCCAAAATTCTGTTAGCGACGGTATTTCCAATGTTATTTTACCATTTAACGAAGACCAATTCGTACGAGCATGCAAGCCATGATTGTGAGACTTTACTAAGCATGTCACGACTCAGAACTTAAGAGTATACAATATATATTGTTAGATACGTAacttgtaatatatattatcatatttggAAAAGTACAAAATTAATCCATTCAGAATTACATTTGATGCAACAGAGACTTTTCCCCTGTACTACACAAACTACGTGGCTAATTACATCAACGTAGACGCGCTTCAAACTCAGAAAGACACTTTTGTCTTTCCTTTTTCCATACATTTTTGTTCTCTGTTCTAATCTGAACAAAACATAGAAAAAAGGGTCCTATATGCTACCCTAGCTGATCTCCATTTTTTTGGCAGGGTAGGGATGTACATTATCATTCTATCCATTTACACCCGAGAACGTGTTCTGAGTCGGAGGGATACTTGTTTCCACTCAACCAAACGTTGAAGGAAATCCATCACCTGCATGAAACAAACAGATGAATATAAGTAAACAAATAAACAGATATATTTTACGCAAAAATAGATGAAATAAGggaattaatcaaataatactTGCCTCGTTTGGTTCTTGTAAAGAGTATGATGCACTAGTGTCCTTTGGAAATTTCGAGACAAGAATCCCAGAACCTTGTCCTCTGTCTCTTAATTTCTGCTTatcataaaacaattaaaaaccaTTAGTTAGTTCAAATTATCCCAAAAAATCTACTaacaaacataatatattaacTCTAACTAggcagtatttttttttggagaaataacaaatgaataaaaatagattaaGATCATTGGATACCTTGAATGCATCTTCATCGGTTTTATCATCTCCAATGTAAACAGGAAAGACATCGTTACAGTTGGCAAATCCTGTTGAAAACgattaattttttagatatcaattgacaaatataaaaaattactatatattTAGAAGCATGTGGTTATAAAACAATCTTTCAGTGAATAAATTAATCCCACAGGGTGTGGGTGTCGTCGTCTTAGTTGTTTGTAATGGTCAAACACTTGGAAGAATTATCCAACTACTGGTCCTCAACAGTGGCTTATGTGTGACTTTGTGCAATTATTATGTTGTTCAATATATGCATTGCTTGTGACAAATAAAACGATCGAAGAATAAAAATGCATTGGATTGGATTAAAACCTACCGAGTGACTCTAACAAAAATTCCAGCGCCTTTCCTTTGTCCCATTTAATAGATGGACGAATCTCCAATACCTGTAATAAACAAATGTAATTGAAAGTGAGACATCTCTCCTTTCTTATTCTTAATCCTCCTTTCAAAGCTATCTTTAAACTAAATCAAATACCCCACCACATAAACAAAGTACTAAATaacaagaaagagaaaataaaacaatggcCCACCTTCCTTCCTTGGTTAAGACGAAGCTTCGGGTACTCTTTTAATACTGATCTCACTTCTTGTGCCAGTTCACTCCATTTCTGTGTATATGATGACACTTAACTCAGCCAAAGTCCAAATCACAATTTTGTGGCAGCCATAGTATGCATTATGTCTTTAAAGTTTATGTACCTTTTCATCAACGCAGCGAAAATGAACAGAACAGCAGAACTTATTGTTCTCCACCTTGGCTCCAGgaattgatttcattttctcaacTAATTGATGGTGCACCTGAAAATTGgtacaaagaaagaaagaaagaaagaaacttttatttactataatttttaaaattaaagaagtaTTAGGATGAGCAGAGGAGGCATGTAAAATTGACCAACCTCATCAATCATGGGAAGAAATTCACTGGCAGGTTGAAAAAGAACTGGCTCTCCTTTGTCCTGCAAATCATaatcaaactaaaattaatatattttttttctaaagaaaaatCATGGCCTTACTATATTGCCCTACAGTTAGTTGTCTTCACTCACTTTGCTGTATTTGCAGTCTCTTGTTGGCCCTTGAATATCCATGCCATGGCTTCCAGCATAATATAGCTCAGCCAAGCGAACAAAACTGTAAACCTATTTTTTGCAAAAGGACACcaaattactcctttttttccCAAAATGAAAAGGGAAGAGTTGTTGAAATTAAAAGGCAAAGCATACCTTGTCTTTGCATCTGCCGGTAACTATAGCAGTAGGAAAACACCTTGCAAGTTTCCTCACCGTTCTCCTCATCTGTCATCATGTGACAATACCATATGCACGTTAGCCACcaaattatatgtatattatatgatatgatattatGATGTGCTCAATAATTGTAAGCATAATACTAACCGAATCCGACATGAAAGCATGGTCTGGGTCATCAACAATAGGCGACAAAGTACCATCATAGTCGAGGAACATGACAATTTGCTTTCCCCTGGACGCATCCATAATTTGCTCAAACATGTCTAATGCTGAAGGGTGGCGAAGCTGTTTAACAAAGAACATGCGTTTAGAACAAGATCGGATCCATTAGTGgttcaatatatatttatatatatacgtggttctcacaatccaagagctGTGTTCTTCTGCGAGAGAAGAGGTGGATTTGGAATTGGTTGGAGAAGAGGCTCTCATGGAATCAACCCATGCATTAATTCTTTGTCCTCCATTGATTTCGAGGTTCTTCAAAACCCTCCTCCTCGGAATGGGAATGTACCCCGGCGGCGGAGGCGCCGCCAGTGGCTTCTGTGCCACGGCTATGTCCCCCTTGATCCCGGATTTTGTCTTGGACACTATTGCATTCTGCGTCATTTTCACTGCAGATAGAAGCAAATTATTATGATATTGTGAATACTATAGAGTAGGCACATATGTGTGCATCAGTTTGAGGATATGAAGGAAAGTTAAGGTATTGAACCTTAATGTTTTGTTATATTTGAGCCCTGAACAGAGAGGCGAAAAGATCACAGGGAtggaagagaagagagagtaTGGTATGTGTGGGGGAGATGACACAGCCCCTAGCTTTTATTTATACTTGTTATAAACCCTGCTGGGACCCACGCTTGGTCCCACACCCCTACCCCGATATCCTTCAGGTCCCCGCCACATACCATActcccttgcgttttcctctcaatttcaccaccaactttcattttttttaatcaataaattattgcgttattattgttttaaattatgattaatcaaacagacattttttttatatcaaaataccAGAATAAAAAGACACTCCAAATACTATCCcataaaacattatatttttaagtgtCATCAGAAATTCACTTAGAAGATCAGTGCACAAATTAAAACTGCAAGCAATTTCAtcttgttaaaattatttaactagTTTTTCGGCTGCAAGAGGATCTTCCTTTGAAAAAAGTGGtatcaaaaaaacataaatccaCACCTATATAAAGATTATaagtttatttctaatttttaattatttgtgtcaAGCCAAGCGTTTATCAAACACGCATTTTTGTTTGGAACAGATGCCAGATGGTGTTGGTGTTTGTATAATTGCTACTCAATTCCAGGTCCACCAAGTCACCGAACAAAACAAAGGCATAGAGCACCAagttattaatttcattcatgaAGTGACACAATATTATTACTcttctattctttctttttctttcccaaCTAGgctaggaaataaaataaaataaaatatctccaCGTGGCCGACATCCCTTAGCCGACTATTTCACCGGGGCTTCCTGCCACGGCACTTTGGAGTGGGGTAGTATtaatattcaatatttaattaaatttgtaattttttatatatagtgaGAATAATATAAATACACAAATGGAAATGGTATTCTATATTATCATTCACTCACAAAACCGTGACATATATAAGTTTGTTTAGCTtgtacaataattattttaaaagatgctttattattgattagtaatatttttttttttatattaatgtttacttgttaaattcataaaataacatgttagaCAAAGTGAAATTGAGTTAAGACCCTTTAAGATATAAAGTTTCAACTTTGTATATGAcaaataaaatgtaatcacttaaaagaaattgtgattagaaaaagaaattcaCAAAACCAGTATATACTTTACACAAcgtaacataataaaaaaaatcatataataatctcttgttatctaaaaaaatcatataataaaatgGGGCAAATATATATTCTTGTGTAATAATTTTGAGTACTCGTTTCAGAGAATAATAGGGcctcatttgatttttttttgtcatttatttttgctttatatttttttaaacaatactACACTACTTagaaatcaactttttttttcattcaaaatatataagttttcaaatttgtttttaaaactaaatgatAGAAACCCttgatagattttattttttttttgcattttgtttCAAGTGTTCTATTCAAATGCCCAataaacaaactaaaaaaaaatagaaatgtgcTTAACAGATAAACACTTTCAAAATATGCTTGAGAGACAAAACAAAATTCACAAAACAGAAAATCCTTTTGGAAAACTGTTAACAATAAGGTTTAAGATTCTCACTTTCTTCATTTTATGATTAActgactttttatatttttctcttcctttgttACACAGATAAATTAGTTATTCACACAAACTTAAAAGAGtgggattaattttttaagattatatataccttttaaaaacattaagttATTGCTATTATGAGTACGTTATTATCAtcgaatttaaattatattaaatttattgtttttataaatatggtattatatttaaaatcacattaaatatttttatattttaataaatctaaTTGCCTTCagaatattattgttataactatattcttattttcaaatttacataaaattaaatcttatttttaatatatttatattaactttattaattaaaaaaatatgacaaaaaattgatttatataattaatatatttatatttgaaagGTATTTACATCCATGCTAATTAGATATAAAAGCCAAACTACAAAAGTGTATTTTCACTTGGCTTATATTTTTTCGGTGGGGAGAGAATGGGGATAGAACGTCTGCCTCTTTCTTTTGTACGCGGCGCTAAAATTGGGACTTATTTTTATCtagttatataataaatataaacgaGACTTTAAACTAAATGAAATAATgcctaattttattcatttttaaaacattcatCCAATGCAATTAGATAGTTTTTAAggaattcagaaaaaaaaaaaaaagatagttttCTAAGGAGTACTATTCATTACAAGTGGGACTTTAAAAAGGAAGCGAATATGttaggttttttcttttttttggggggggggggggggggggggggggggggtggtggaacttaattttataattaaaaatgaatatatattctaaaaataaataaaactagtaattattttaaatatgttgaattaattaaagtttaatagtttggataagaataattaatctaacaaataatgaaaataattagtttaaatGTATAagtaaatgatattttagatgagaaaaaatattttggtatAAAAATACTGACAAGTTTTTGAATATGTTACATACTATTGTATAAAAACTACTATTGGCTCTAATTTGGTATAAAaaatactgataaaaaatattttgaataggTTATATACTATTGGCTATATACCGTTGTCATGTATAAACTATATTTGAACTTATTTTTGCATgatctatataaaaaatatttgttgaaaagTATCAATCttctaaataaatttgaatatatcaaaaggttaattaattgtttttcttagTTAGTACTCTGAGATAGAAAATACTCTGTTTAATTTCTAATGAGTAAATCTATCTAAATTAATAAGACGTAATGAGTCGTTAACACTTCTAATACTTCATATGGTAAAGTTGTTTACGTAATTTCATTATACTTTGTCACGGACctatttttatacaatttattttataattaggagATATAGAGAGAAATAGAATTAATTATGTAATAATAAGTGATACGATggtttttattaaatgttataatttttttgagaaattcCTTAGTTTATGTGtatgaaaattttgttaattcagaaatattaatttattaaatagattTAAGTATTTCAAAACTCAGTAGTCCTTGACTCTTACActaaatttacttaaaaaattattttaagtaaatgGTCAATTCAGTcccaaactttttatttttattttattttattccttaaaattaaaaaaactcaaataaccCTTTCTTCTCATTGTAGAtcctaaatttaattattattattataacttaaGTTTTCATGCTGAtatcaaaatgagaaaaaaaataattttggatatttaattaaaaaaaaggtaaaattaaaattaaagatcacagaaaaaaattaaaaaaaaattaatttattaacgaATATCCTAATAGCgactaatatttatcttttaaaaaatatgtgcaTGTTTTGGAGAAGAAGAGTTTGACACCCTGAAAAACTGTTGGGCAAAACAGCAGCTCGCCCCGAAAACTAATGGTACGTTGAATGATACCAGCTGCCGCATACACATCAATTTACGATGCATGCGATTACATTTTAAAGACAAATACACCGATTCACAAGTTTAAAAAATGGTACTATTCATTAAGTACTTGTTAATTTTTGTGACATACtacttttaaatatgaaaaataatcaattatattttgatagCCAGAAAGagatagaagagaaaaaaaatattaaaaaaattgttgactaACAAATCTATTTGACAAGAgactgataaaataattttcttaaattttttttcctatttctgATTGACTGTGTACGTGGGTGTTTATTTCActgtataattttatattccTAGGAATGTTAGTATCATTAATATGTTTGGTTGGTTTTAGTGATggcaaaaaaagtaaaatttatttgattaaaaaaaataaaaaagaaatttagtAGAAGTATGCAGTTACTTACtgtagttaaaaaaaacttcctTGTTTCCATTGGAATATGACATACTCATCCCTACTCATGAGAATGACGAAATTGACATGAACCATAAGCATCTAACTTTTCTCGGAATACAATATACAAATACGAGTATCTGTATTCTCAGTCTCATGTTTTGGGAATAGGGCGAacatgaggtgaaacaaacacctCACTAAATTATAGTTTTACAATATTGATTagttatagaaattaaactcagctattaaaataaaagttattagttgaagtgatatttgatttaatttctcaagtttgaataaataaaaaaatgtaattaaaaaaatactaaaaataatgaatCAGATTTTTCAATagaaattaatcatttataaaatcatttcatAGTACacatcaataatataataaaaaattataaaaaaaaaaccattgaattgtttatttatataaactaacaaataatttatcacAGTATGCATAATTTTATAGCAGAAGAGCGAAAACTCGCGAGAATAGTATTGGTCTGCATTATTCTCGATCACATCCAGCGGCCGTCTGCCATTGGTTACATTAGCACATGATCTGatcatgaatatatatataaaatgagtgtatgaagaataaattaaagaacTAGGAAAGGAACAACGCGTGCCGTGAATCAAGAAAGAAAGCGTTTCACTGTGGCCTTTCCACTTTGGCAACGTCCCAACGAGTATGTAGCAGCCTCCATGCATGCTTAAATTACTCACTGATATTGAAAGTGCATATCACTTGTGTCGTCTTATTTAATTTGGCCTCactgaaattaattttagtttttatatgagATCATGAATATCTTTTAAAGGAGTAATTATgtttatgttagtttttttttaaagaatgttTATATTAGTTAAGATAGTTATATACTAGGTTTTATACTTAAGAacattaattaagttaaaataattctaTATATTTTCTTAGTTGATATATCAACTTGTTTggtgattaaaattatttttagtaggtataaattttaagattttaattggTTTGCATTATATATCATTGTaaagtttttatattgttaatcaattataattatttttttatattacttttaaggtatttatttattataaaactcaATAAACATTTACACTGATTaatgcatattttatttattcaaaatatttaaatgaatttaaaatatattttcagtaTTAATTCAACCCTTTTCAaattcttgataaaaaaaattcaagtcctATTTTATATTGTCTAACCAGTTTTagtatcttatatttttaataacaatttatCGGAAATTATTCTATATTATACACTCATATACATTGATTCTCTTAAAATacgataatatataaattaatttacaatttagttattatatataatgttaaaa contains:
- the LOC100788735 gene encoding probable trehalose-phosphate phosphatase J, whose protein sequence is MTQNAIVSKTKSGIKGDIAVAQKPLAAPPPPGYIPIPRRRVLKNLEINGGQRINAWVDSMRASSPTNSKSTSSLAEEHSSWILRHPSALDMFEQIMDASRGKQIVMFLDYDGTLSPIVDDPDHAFMSDSMRRTVRKLARCFPTAIVTGRCKDKVYSFVRLAELYYAGSHGMDIQGPTRDCKYSKDKGEPVLFQPASEFLPMIDEVHHQLVEKMKSIPGAKVENNKFCCSVHFRCVDEKKWSELAQEVRSVLKEYPKLRLNQGRKVLEIRPSIKWDKGKALEFLLESLGFANCNDVFPVYIGDDKTDEDAFKKLRDRGQGSGILVSKFPKDTSASYSLQEPNEVMDFLQRLVEWKQVSLRLRTRSRV